The Garra rufa chromosome 18, GarRuf1.0, whole genome shotgun sequence genome window below encodes:
- the rabggta gene encoding geranylgeranyl transferase type-2 subunit alpha yields MHGRVKIKSTAQQEEEKRKEREKKLKAFVFARDAVLKKRSAGEHDEEALQLTQQLLSSNPDFATLWNYRREVLLHLETLREKDEVQKLYESELHFIEACLKVNPKSYGCWHHRTWVNTRLPQPDWTRELGLCDRCLSLDERNFHCWDYRRMVVKESGVSVEQELQFTDRLIGSNFSNYSSWHYRSTLLPQLHPQAAPDSASNTSTSPTASPQTHSHRVCEEQLLKEYELAHNAFFTDPNDQSAWFYYRWLLGRADREEMISCVYVSREDERVSVAFSKPVHAQAEGLMLVLDGQPQQVEWRSAHPRFRHSPVWLCDLPPSSISDMSNEHNLTVHWTEKHAHRDCALYTGCAESWCRDSATDQELFRSELSVEKSSVLQAELQSCNQLLELEPQNKWCLLTIILLMRALDPLGHEKETLAHFQTLKEVDPMRSSYYSDLCSKFLIENTILKMEYAEVRVFSLSNKNLTTLCHLDQLLLVTHINLSSNKLLRLPPQFAMLQCLEVLEADDNAIESLEGLYHLPKLEEVSLRNNQIYKLSDLESLASCIKLTRLDLRGNPVHKTANIESELSQLLPLVTALSL; encoded by the exons ATG CATGGACGTGTGAAGATAAAGTCGACCGCGCAGCAGGAGGAGGAGAagaggaaggagagagagaagaAGCTGAAAGCATTTGTGTTTGCTCGTGATGCTGTCTTGAAAAAG AGGAGTGCTGGGGAACATGATGAGGAGGCTCTGCAGTTGACTCAGCAGCTCCTGTCGTCAAACCCGGACTTTGCCACGCTGTGGAACTACAGGAGAGAAGTGCTTTTGCACCTAGAGACGCTACG AGAGAAGGACGAGGTGCAGAAGCTCTATGAGTCTGAGCTGCACTTTATCGAGGCCTGTCTGAAAGTGAACCCCAAATCTTACGGCTGCTGGCACCACCGCACCTGGGTGAACACCCGCCTGCCCCAGCCTGACTGGACACGAGAGCTGGGCCTCTGCGACCGCTGCCTCAGCCTGGATGAGCGCAACT TCCACTGTTGGGATTACCGGCGCATGGTGGTGAAGGAGTCTGGTGTTTCTGTCGAGCAGGAGCTGCAGTTCACAGATCGTCTAATTGGCTCCAATTTCTCCAACTACTCCAGCTGGCATTACAGGAGCACACTGTTACCTCAGCTCCACCCACAAGCTGCCCCTGACTCCGCCTCCAACACAAGCACCTCCCCCACCGCATCACCTCAAACCCACTCACACAGAGTCTGTGAGGAGCAGCTTCTTAAAG AATATGAGCTGGCGCATAATGCCTTTTTCACCGACCCCAATGACCAGAGTGCCTGGTTCTACTACCGCTGGTTGCTGGGCAGAG cggACCGAGAGGAGATGATCAGTTGTGTGTATGTCAGCCGGGAGGATGAGAGAGTGTCAGTCGCTTTCTCCAAACCTGTTCAT gctcAGGCAGAGGGTCTGATGTTGGTGTTGGACGGTCAGCCTCAGCAGGTGGAGTGGAGAAGTGCACACCCGCGTTTCCGTCACAGTCCTGTCTGG CTGTGTGATCTTCCTCCCAGCTCCATCAGTGACATGAGTAATGAACACAACCTAACCGTCCACTGGACAGAGAAACACGCACACAGAGACTGTGCTCTCTACACAG GGTGTGCTGAAAGCTGGTGCAGAGACTCTGCCACGGATCAGGAGCTTTTCAG GAGTGAGTTGTCAGTTGAGAAGAGTTCGGTGTTACAAGCTGAGCTTCAGTCCTGCAATCAGCTACTGGAGCTTGAACCGCAGAACAAAT GGTGTCTGCTGACAATCATACTGCTCATGAGAGCTCTGGATCCTCTAGGCCATGAGAAGGAGACTCTGGCACATTTTCAAACCCTTAAA GAAGTGGACCCGATGCGCTCTTCCTACTACAGTGACCTGTGCAGCAAGTTTTTGATTGAAAACACCATTCTGAAAATGGAGTATGCAGAGGTGCGAGTGTTTAGCCTGTCAAATAAG AACCTGACGACCTTGTGTCACCTTGATCAGCTTCTCTTGGTGACTCACATCAACCTCTCCTCTAATAAGCTGCTGCGGCTGCCGCCTCAGTTTGCCATGCTGCAGTGCCTTGAG GTGCTGGAGGCCGATGATAATGCCATTGAAAGTCTGGAGGGACTGTATCATCTGCCTAAACTAGAGGAGGTTTCTTTGAGGAACAATC AAATCTATAAACTGTCTGATCTTGAATCATTGGCGTCCTGCATCAAACTGACCAGACTGGACCTGCGTGGAAACCCTGTCCACAAAACTGCCAACATAGAGTCTGAGCTGAGCCAACTCTTACCATTAGTTACTGCTCTGTCTCTTtga
- the LOC141290497 gene encoding syntaxin-binding protein 3-like, which translates to MWFNVSGLFPVSARQKHKGSSPDDLRSGSRLIVFVLGGVSYSEMRCAYEVTHANKSCEVIIGSTHILTPRGLLEDIYNLGKQPMESFTIEEDKP; encoded by the exons ATGTGGTTTAATGTGTCTGGTCTGTTCCCCGTCAGCGCGCGACAGAAGCACAAGGGCAGTTCTCCGGATGATCTCAGGAGCGGCTCTCGGCTCATCGTCTTTGTTCTGGGTGGGGTCAGTTACTCAGAAATGCGCTGTGCTTATGAAGTCACACACGCTAATAAATCCTGTGAGGTCATCATCG GCTCGACGCACATCCTGACTCCACGTGGTCTGCTGGAGGACATTTATAACCTGGGCAAACAACCCATGGAAAGCTTTACCATCGAGGAGGACAAACCCTGA